From a region of the Arachis ipaensis cultivar K30076 chromosome B09, Araip1.1, whole genome shotgun sequence genome:
- the LOC107618874 gene encoding uncharacterized protein LOC107618874 isoform X2, with the protein MSKKGEKASTLTTANLKAFVSKTKKKEKEGLSTNVRESDIVFDCSTADGSLKRKRGDGSLRALDLTGVKEDARAFTAEEICSAHESQVMLHGYRDGPERSLWSTGYPFMVVSDEFAQVDSDVKIIHEAGKTGVARYLQVIGARLMSIGRTSELDSILEGDNVAAIKKLKASLQEKDEKVLKLRNELKATREIKRGRY; encoded by the exons ATGAGTAAGAAAG GTGAGAAGGCTTCTACTCTTACTACCGCTAATTTAAAGGCATTTGTTTCAAAgactaagaagaaagaaaaggaaggctTGTCAACAAATGTGAGGGAAAGCGATATTGTTTTTGATTGTTCAACTGCTGATGGTAGTCTGAAAAGAAAAAGGGGTGATGGGTCGTTGAGAGCTCTTGATCTTACTGGTGTTAAGGAAGATGCTAGGGCATTCACTGCGGAGGAGATTTGTTCGGCTCATGAGAGCCAGGTGATGCTTCACGGCTATAGAGATGGTCCTGAACGATCGCTGTGGTCTACTGGTTATCCCTTCATGGTCGTTTCGGACGAATTTGCCCAGGTTGATTCTGACGTAAAGATCATTCATGAGGCTGGAAAAACTGGCGTGGCCCGGTATTTGCAG GTCATTGGGGCTCGGTTGATGTCCATTGGGAGGACCTCCGAGTTAGATTCTATTTTGGAAGGTGATAATGTTGCTGCCATAAAAAAGCTGAAGGCTTCTTTGCAGGAAAAAGATGAGAAGGTATTAAAACTAAGGAATGAGTTGAAGGCTACGAGAGAAATTAAAAGAGGCAGGTACTGA
- the LOC107618874 gene encoding uncharacterized protein LOC107618874 isoform X1: MTPSTPHDHEHRGPCYILSVGWLCIFSKRILGEKASTLTTANLKAFVSKTKKKEKEGLSTNVRESDIVFDCSTADGSLKRKRGDGSLRALDLTGVKEDARAFTAEEICSAHESQVMLHGYRDGPERSLWSTGYPFMVVSDEFAQVDSDVKIIHEAGKTGVARYLQVIGARLMSIGRTSELDSILEGDNVAAIKKLKASLQEKDEKVLKLRNELKATREIKRGRY; encoded by the exons ATGACTCCTTCCACTCCGCATGATCATGAGCACCGAGGACCGTGCTACATCTTAAGTGTGGGGTGGTTGTGTATCTTCAGCAAGCGCATTTTAG GTGAGAAGGCTTCTACTCTTACTACCGCTAATTTAAAGGCATTTGTTTCAAAgactaagaagaaagaaaaggaaggctTGTCAACAAATGTGAGGGAAAGCGATATTGTTTTTGATTGTTCAACTGCTGATGGTAGTCTGAAAAGAAAAAGGGGTGATGGGTCGTTGAGAGCTCTTGATCTTACTGGTGTTAAGGAAGATGCTAGGGCATTCACTGCGGAGGAGATTTGTTCGGCTCATGAGAGCCAGGTGATGCTTCACGGCTATAGAGATGGTCCTGAACGATCGCTGTGGTCTACTGGTTATCCCTTCATGGTCGTTTCGGACGAATTTGCCCAGGTTGATTCTGACGTAAAGATCATTCATGAGGCTGGAAAAACTGGCGTGGCCCGGTATTTGCAG GTCATTGGGGCTCGGTTGATGTCCATTGGGAGGACCTCCGAGTTAGATTCTATTTTGGAAGGTGATAATGTTGCTGCCATAAAAAAGCTGAAGGCTTCTTTGCAGGAAAAAGATGAGAAGGTATTAAAACTAAGGAATGAGTTGAAGGCTACGAGAGAAATTAAAAGAGGCAGGTACTGA